Proteins found in one Amycolatopsis aidingensis genomic segment:
- a CDS encoding TetR/AcrR family transcriptional regulator: protein MNRRARAAETETALKQAAKRVFTRRGYLNTKITDIATEAGRAAGSFYNHFTSKEELLTALLTDMLAEGDREVAEDPAHSADFTDRAAVRWHVAAYWRFYRAHLPEMIALRQAAMVNAEFDRRLRQIMAADQEQIRDHLAHVPVLPGDPELVISAMYSLLDQFAWTWLAAGGDGSGRTLSDDEAIDLLTDVLYRGIAGSGTANSPT, encoded by the coding sequence ATGAACCGGAGGGCGCGGGCGGCCGAGACCGAGACGGCGCTGAAGCAGGCAGCCAAACGCGTGTTCACCCGGCGTGGCTACCTGAACACGAAGATCACCGACATCGCCACCGAGGCCGGCCGCGCCGCAGGGTCGTTCTACAACCACTTCACCAGCAAGGAGGAGCTACTCACCGCCCTGTTGACCGACATGCTGGCCGAGGGTGACCGGGAGGTCGCCGAGGACCCTGCGCACAGCGCCGACTTCACCGATCGCGCGGCGGTGCGCTGGCATGTGGCCGCGTACTGGCGGTTCTACCGGGCGCATCTGCCGGAGATGATCGCGCTCCGGCAGGCCGCCATGGTGAACGCGGAGTTCGATCGCAGGCTGCGCCAGATCATGGCGGCCGACCAGGAGCAGATCCGGGACCACCTGGCGCACGTACCGGTCCTGCCCGGCGATCCGGAGCTGGTGATCTCCGCCATGTACAGCCTGCTGGACCAGTTCGCCTGGACCTGGCTGGCGGCGGGCGGCGACGGCAGCGGGCGCACGCTGTCCGACGACGAGGCGATCGACCTGCTCACCGACGTCCTCTACCGCGGCATCGCGGGATCGGGAACGGCAAACTCGCCTACCTGA
- a CDS encoding FAD-dependent monooxygenase: MDIEVLVAGAGPTGLTLAIELARRDVGVRIVDRAGTYFAGSRGDGLQPRTLEVFEDLGVLDAVLAEGAPQAPIRVHLDGEFTGERRMSPVLEPTPDVPYPNGWVLGQSRTEHILRERLACLGVEVELGTELTGLWQDESGVTATLAHEGGSHTVRCRYLVGADGGRSFVRKSLGVGFPGDTDESVRMLLGDVRAEGLDHGYGHWFARAGEPASGVGLTPLPVGDWFQFAAPLGQSEVRPCLDTLRELLAGVLAPAEVRLRELAWATVWRPNARLAERFRVGRVFLAGDAAHVHPPTGGQGLNTGVQDAYNLGWKLAEGSDVLLDSYESERLPVAAGVLGLSDRLLRKYTSGAPDALDRGVETRQLDISYRQEEGDGPLPGDRAPDAPVLGTRGRLRLFDLFRGPHATRLTFGAACPDPLPGVHDYTVLPPGRAAGEYAVVDTGNHAHTAYRATQGTTVLIRPDGHLASRLL, translated from the coding sequence GTGGACATCGAGGTGCTGGTGGCGGGTGCGGGTCCGACCGGGCTCACCCTGGCCATCGAGCTCGCCAGGCGGGACGTCGGCGTGCGGATCGTGGACAGGGCCGGGACGTACTTCGCGGGGTCGCGGGGGGACGGGCTGCAACCACGCACCCTGGAGGTCTTCGAGGACCTCGGCGTGCTCGACGCGGTGCTCGCCGAGGGCGCGCCACAGGCGCCGATCCGTGTCCATCTGGACGGGGAGTTCACCGGGGAACGCAGGATGAGCCCGGTACTGGAACCCACCCCGGACGTGCCGTACCCGAACGGCTGGGTGCTCGGCCAGTCCCGGACCGAGCACATTCTGCGCGAGCGTCTTGCCTGCCTGGGGGTCGAGGTGGAGCTGGGCACCGAGCTGACCGGGCTGTGGCAGGACGAGTCGGGTGTGACGGCCACGCTGGCACACGAAGGCGGTAGCCACACCGTCCGGTGCCGGTACCTGGTCGGCGCGGATGGCGGGCGCAGTTTCGTGCGCAAGTCGCTCGGGGTCGGCTTCCCCGGTGACACCGACGAGTCGGTCCGGATGCTGCTCGGCGACGTCCGCGCGGAGGGCCTTGACCACGGCTATGGCCACTGGTTCGCCCGTGCCGGGGAACCGGCCTCGGGTGTGGGCCTGACCCCGTTGCCAGTGGGCGACTGGTTCCAGTTCGCCGCACCGCTTGGCCAGAGCGAGGTCCGCCCGTGCCTGGACACGCTGCGGGAGCTGCTGGCCGGTGTGCTGGCCCCGGCCGAGGTCCGGCTGCGGGAACTGGCCTGGGCCACGGTGTGGCGGCCGAACGCCCGGCTGGCCGAGCGGTTCCGGGTCGGCAGGGTGTTCCTCGCGGGCGACGCGGCGCATGTGCACCCGCCGACCGGTGGGCAGGGGCTGAACACCGGCGTGCAGGACGCCTACAACCTCGGCTGGAAGCTGGCCGAGGGGTCGGACGTGTTGCTGGACAGCTACGAGTCCGAACGATTGCCGGTGGCCGCCGGTGTGCTCGGCCTGAGCGACCGGCTGCTGCGCAAGTACACCAGCGGCGCGCCGGATGCCCTCGATCGCGGTGTGGAGACCCGGCAGCTGGACATCAGTTACCGGCAGGAGGAAGGAGACGGCCCGCTGCCCGGTGACCGGGCCCCGGACGCGCCGGTGCTGGGGACAAGGGGCAGGCTGCGGCTGTTCGACCTGTTCCGTGGCCCGCACGCCACCCGGCTCACCTTTGGTGCCGCCTGCCCCGACCCGCTTCCCGGGGTGCACGACTACACCGTCCTGCCGCCGGGGCGGGCCGCGGGCGAATATGCCGTGGTCGACACCGGTAACCACGCGCACACCGCCTACCGGGCCACCCAGGGCACGACCGTCCTGATCCGCCCGGACGGCCACCTGGCCAGCCGACTGCTGTGA